The Fuerstiella sp. genome includes a window with the following:
- the hflK gene encoding FtsH protease activity modulator HflK — MSSGQFNFDIRPEDVKRNIGLAAVGLGAVILILLLSKSWYTIEANEKAVVLRFGRYVSTSDPGLHFCIPFVDSVLRADMRERTIRMPFGLPDDRPSGRTNEEDVLMLTGDLNAAAVEWTVQWQVADPQQYLFTFYTQVAEQEDFLQYIITVVGRTVMNRLIGDYSIDEVLTGARMEIRQEAREATQAMLDKYECGIRITDLQLQRVTPPEQVKPSFAAVNEAVQTRDKLENDANKVKNTLLPKARAERDRAIRSAEGYAARRRSEVKGEIDALMVQYEQFAKAPEETRQRLYLESLQKVLAKVPNKTIIDSDLQQLLPLLNLDERSK, encoded by the coding sequence ATGTCTTCAGGCCAGTTCAATTTCGACATCCGTCCCGAGGACGTGAAACGTAATATCGGACTCGCAGCGGTCGGACTGGGAGCCGTGATTCTGATACTCCTGCTGTCAAAATCGTGGTACACCATTGAGGCCAATGAGAAAGCCGTGGTACTGCGATTCGGTCGCTATGTCTCCACATCCGATCCCGGTCTGCATTTTTGTATTCCCTTTGTTGACAGCGTTCTGCGTGCAGACATGCGTGAACGAACCATTCGAATGCCGTTTGGGCTCCCGGACGATCGACCATCCGGCCGCACCAACGAAGAGGACGTACTGATGCTGACCGGTGACCTCAATGCAGCAGCTGTTGAATGGACCGTTCAGTGGCAGGTCGCCGATCCGCAGCAGTATCTGTTTACCTTCTACACACAGGTTGCCGAACAGGAAGATTTTCTTCAGTACATCATTACCGTTGTTGGTCGAACCGTGATGAATCGACTGATCGGAGACTACTCAATCGACGAAGTTCTGACCGGGGCTCGTATGGAAATTCGCCAGGAAGCCCGTGAAGCGACTCAGGCGATGCTGGACAAGTACGAGTGTGGAATTCGAATCACAGACCTGCAGCTTCAGCGAGTCACACCTCCGGAACAGGTCAAACCCTCATTCGCAGCCGTTAATGAAGCGGTTCAGACCCGCGACAAACTTGAGAACGACGCAAACAAAGTCAAAAACACGCTGCTTCCGAAAGCTCGAGCGGAACGAGACAGGGCGATTCGGAGTGCCGAAGGATACGCGGCCCGACGTCGTTCAGAAGTCAAAGGGGAAATTGACGCACTGATGGTGCAGTACGAACAGTTTGCCAAAGCGCCCGAAGAAACCCGACAGCGATTGTATCTTGAGTCACTACAGAAGGTACTTGCCAAAGTCCCAAACAAGACAATCATCGATTCCGATCTGCAGCAACTGCTGCCACTGCTTAATCTTGATGAAAGGAGCAAATGA